A portion of the Mesobacillus sp. AQ2 genome contains these proteins:
- a CDS encoding DUF1203 domain-containing protein has protein sequence MRNNFQIVALQEKEFNNLFLLNEEALKSIGAVKMIANKKPGYPCRVSLKDAEVGEEVILLNYQYHSVNSPYKASGPIFIRKGATTAKLDVNEIPDMLHHRYLSVRGYNTDSMIVEARVIEGVNLRENIDGIFDNKEVEYIHILNVKPGCYNCLVNRV, from the coding sequence ATGAGAAATAACTTTCAAATCGTTGCGTTACAAGAGAAGGAATTTAATAACCTATTTTTGTTGAATGAAGAAGCATTAAAAAGTATCGGGGCAGTCAAAATGATCGCAAATAAAAAGCCTGGATATCCCTGCAGGGTAAGTTTGAAGGATGCAGAGGTAGGAGAAGAGGTAATCTTACTGAATTACCAATATCATTCTGTTAATTCGCCTTATAAAGCAAGTGGGCCTATATTTATACGAAAGGGTGCAACTACCGCTAAGCTGGATGTAAATGAAATTCCGGATATGTTACATCATAGGTATCTTTCCGTACGCGGCTACAATACTGACTCAATGATTGTAGAAGCAAGGGTTATAGAAGGGGTAAATTTGAGAGAAAATATAGATGGAATTTTTGATAATAAAGAAGTAGAATATATTCACATTCTTAATGTTAAACCAGGCTGCTATAACTGCCTTGTTAATAGGGTGTAA